Genomic window (Deltaproteobacteria bacterium):
TGAAGTCAGCCGCAAGGAAGCCCTGGCCCATCCTAAATGGAAGATGGGGGCGAAGATCAGCATTGATTCCGCCACCCTGATGAACAAGGGATTGGAGGCGATCGAGGCGCGGTGGCTCTTTAACTATCCCCTGGAACAGATTAGCATCCAGATTCATCCTCAAAGCGTGGTTCATTCCATGGTCGAGTTTGTGGACGGGTCAGTCCTGGCTCAGATGGGTTGTCCGGACATGCGGGTGCCTATCGCGTATGCTTTGTCCTGTCCAGAACGGCTGCCTCTTGACCTGCCTCGTCTTGACCTGCCTTCACTGCCCGATTTAAGCTTCAGCCAACCGGACCTCGAGGCCTTCCCCTGCCTGGCCCTGGCCCTGGAAGCTGGACGTCGAGGCGGCACGAGCCCAGTGATACTTAACGCCGCCAACGAAATCGCGGTTCATTCTTTTCTTAATGGTGGCCTGGATTTTTTGGACATCAGCCCGGTGGTGCGGCAGACTATGAATGAGGAACCAATAGAGCCCGTGCGCGATCTGGAACATGTCTTGGCGGTTGACCAGAAAACCCGAAAAAAGGCCAAAGATATCATCACGAAGACAAAGAGGGCTTCAGAATAATGATTTACATCGTCTCGACCATAATCGTCCTGGGTGTCCTTATCTTCGCCCATGAACTCGGACACTTCCTGGCGGCTAAAGCCCTGGGGGTACGGGTCGAGCGGTTCTCCCTCGGCTTTCCCCCTAAGATGATAGGCAGGAAGATCGGTGAGACCGAGTACCTCATCTCCTGGATTCCCCTGGGGGGATACGTCAGGATGTTTGGAGAAAACCCTGATGAAGAAGAGGAGATATCCCCTGAAGAGCAGGACCGGTCTTTTACACACAAACCACCCTGGGCTCGATTCCTGATTGTCTTTGCCGGTCCGGCTTTTAACTTTATCTTTGCAGTGATCGTCTTCTGCCTCGTCTTTTCCATCCAAGGCATACCCCATTTGAGCCCTTCTATCGGTGAAATCAATAAAGATATGCCTGCGGCAGAGGCCGGTATCAAGGCCGAAGATAAAATCCTGGCCATTGACGGTCAAGCGGTCAGGTACTGGGAAGACGTTTCCACCGGTATCAGGGCCGGGCAGGGAAGAGAGGTGGAGATCACCCTCCTGCGCGGGGATCAGACCATAACCGTCAGGGTTCGGCCCAAGATGGTGATGGTACAGAATATCTTTGGTGAGGAGAGTCAGGCGCCTCAGATCGGGATCATTGCCCGGGGGGACATGGTCATCGAGTCGGTCAATCCTGTTGTGGCCTTATACTACGGCGTCATCAGGACCTGGGACGTCACCAAACTTACGGTGCTTTCAGTCATCAAACTGATCCAACGGAAAATCCCCTTAAAGACCGTGGGCGGACCGATTTTTATCGCGCAGATCGCCGGTCAGCAGGCCAAGGCCGGTGTGCTGAACCTCATTAT
Coding sequences:
- a CDS encoding 1-deoxy-D-xylulose-5-phosphate reductoisomerase; the encoded protein is MKLGGKKLAILGSTGSIGVKTLDIVRFLPHRFEVVALAAGRNVDLLATQIAAFKPRLAAVLDEGLSGRLRQLLDPGLNVEVVWGEEGYLKIASADEAETVVSAMVGAAGLRPTWTAVQAGKRVALANKETLVMAGELIMSEARARDVQILPIDSEHSAIFQVLSGHKIEDVKRIILTASGGPFLEKNRQELAEVSRKEALAHPKWKMGAKISIDSATLMNKGLEAIEARWLFNYPLEQISIQIHPQSVVHSMVEFVDGSVLAQMGCPDMRVPIAYALSCPERLPLDLPRLDLPSLPDLSFSQPDLEAFPCLALALEAGRRGGTSPVILNAANEIAVHSFLNGGLDFLDISPVVRQTMNEEPIEPVRDLEHVLAVDQKTRKKAKDIITKTKRASE
- the rseP gene encoding RIP metalloprotease RseP, which translates into the protein MIYIVSTIIVLGVLIFAHELGHFLAAKALGVRVERFSLGFPPKMIGRKIGETEYLISWIPLGGYVRMFGENPDEEEEISPEEQDRSFTHKPPWARFLIVFAGPAFNFIFAVIVFCLVFSIQGIPHLSPSIGEINKDMPAAEAGIKAEDKILAIDGQAVRYWEDVSTGIRAGQGREVEITLLRGDQTITVRVRPKMVMVQNIFGEESQAPQIGIIARGDMVIESVNPVVALYYGVIRTWDVTKLTVLSVIKLIQRKIPLKTVGGPIFIAQIAGQQAKAGVLNLIIMMAVLSVNLGIINLFPIPILDGGHLFFCIMEMIFRRPVNLRTREIAQQAGIILLVLFMVIIFYNDLDRIFGLSRIFSK